The following coding sequences lie in one Candidatus Paceibacter sp. genomic window:
- a CDS encoding glycosyltransferase family 4 protein: MEVKKKILICSGIFPPEIGGPATYAKLLLEELPKSGWEVKIVTYGDSKLKNKKSEKNEGVHIVGKEQNLVFRYLKYFFAVYRLAKWADVVYAQGPVSEGLPTMLACLLRGKKYILKVVGDYAWEQSCQRFGVNDPLDEFVVKKYSFRVSLLKKIQSMAAKRAKEVIVPSKYLKGIVMKWGVKEKKITVVYNSFEFPERQASKGKLRKKMDMSGIVVVSAGRLVPWKGFKELVGVVPEVAKKIPDIRLVIIGDGPEKQKIEEQIKKLGLENRVVLTGRVERKLLLDYLEAGDLFVLNTGYEGFSHLLMEAMAMEIPVLTTDAGGNVELVENGENGALIAVGDNEALKENMIRLCGDSAARWQLAQNAKMKIKEFTRERMLEETERVLNAMISK, encoded by the coding sequence AAGTCTGGATGGGAAGTAAAGATTGTCACTTACGGGGACTCAAAACTAAAAAATAAAAAATCGGAAAAGAATGAAGGTGTTCATATTGTCGGCAAAGAGCAGAATCTCGTATTTAGATATCTGAAATATTTTTTTGCTGTTTACAGGCTTGCCAAATGGGCAGATGTCGTCTACGCGCAGGGGCCGGTCAGCGAAGGTTTGCCGACGATGCTGGCCTGCCTGTTGCGGGGTAAAAAATATATTTTGAAGGTCGTGGGCGATTACGCCTGGGAGCAATCCTGCCAAAGATTCGGAGTCAATGATCCGCTGGATGAATTCGTGGTAAAAAAATATTCCTTCCGCGTGAGTCTGCTGAAAAAAATTCAGTCCATGGCGGCCAAAAGAGCGAAGGAGGTGATAGTTCCGAGCAAGTATTTAAAAGGTATAGTGATGAAGTGGGGGGTGAAAGAAAAAAAGATAACAGTGGTCTACAACTCATTTGAGTTTCCGGAACGTCAGGCAAGCAAAGGCAAGCTGAGGAAAAAAATGGATATGTCCGGAATAGTCGTCGTCTCCGCCGGGCGGCTGGTGCCGTGGAAGGGTTTCAAAGAGCTTGTCGGCGTCGTGCCGGAGGTTGCCAAAAAAATTCCCGACATCCGGCTTGTAATAATCGGAGATGGTCCGGAGAAACAAAAAATCGAGGAGCAGATAAAAAAACTCGGATTGGAAAATCGGGTTGTTTTGACCGGCAGGGTAGAACGGAAATTGCTGCTGGATTACCTTGAAGCAGGGGATTTGTTTGTTTTAAACACGGGCTACGAGGGATTTTCTCATCTGCTGATGGAGGCGATGGCTATGGAGATACCTGTTCTTACCACTGACGCCGGCGGGAACGTCGAACTGGTTGAGAACGGGGAAAACGGAGCGCTTATTGCGGTCGGGGACAATGAAGCGCTAAAGGAAAACATGATAAGGCTTTGCGGCGACAGCGCTGCCCGGTGGCAGCTGGCGCAAAACGCCAAAATGAAAATAAAAGAATTTACCAGGGAAAGAATGCTGGAAGAAACGGAGCGCGTTTTAAACGCGATGATTTCAAAATGA
- a CDS encoding glycosyltransferase, which translates to MKILNLSLDNSVLDPESKTAKRIAEYGNLVDGYFVVAPGKDKKEAKISEKVFVYGAGERSRVFKLANVCRAARKLLKEEKIDVITVQDQYYLALLGLFLARKFKTGLELQIHGFEKYSGLRKMIAGFVIPRADAVRCVSQRLKRQLISEFGVGEEKITVAPINVNLRSQTLPTGRQVSNIKSVEIKTENDKFIFLTVGRLVPVKNIGLQIGAMAEVVKKYPNAELWIVGDGPERASCEWQIANGKLENNIKLFGWQKNPEEFYNQADAFLLTSNYEGWGMAVVEAASFGLPIIMTDVGCAGEFIENEKSGLVVPVGGKIELEEAMARLMEDGVLRKKLSEGALLA; encoded by the coding sequence ATGAAAATATTAAATTTAAGCCTGGATAATTCCGTTTTGGACCCGGAATCAAAAACGGCGAAAAGAATCGCCGAATACGGCAATTTGGTTGACGGTTATTTTGTCGTCGCGCCAGGTAAAGACAAAAAAGAGGCAAAGATTTCGGAAAAAGTTTTTGTTTATGGCGCCGGAGAGCGAAGCCGGGTTTTTAAATTGGCAAACGTCTGTCGCGCGGCAAGAAAATTGCTGAAGGAAGAAAAAATTGACGTGATTACCGTCCAGGATCAGTATTATCTGGCTTTGCTTGGATTATTTCTGGCGCGGAAGTTCAAAACGGGGTTGGAGTTGCAAATACACGGGTTTGAAAAATACTCCGGCTTGAGAAAAATGATTGCCGGATTTGTAATACCGAGAGCCGACGCCGTCAGGTGCGTGAGTCAAAGGCTAAAAAGACAACTGATAAGCGAGTTTGGAGTAGGGGAGGAAAAAATAACGGTGGCGCCGATAAATGTAAATCTCAGATCTCAAACCTTGCCTACCGGCAGGCAGGTCTCAAATATAAAATCTGTTGAAATCAAAACGGAAAATGACAAATTTATATTTCTGACGGTGGGCAGATTAGTGCCAGTAAAGAATATCGGTTTGCAAATCGGCGCGATGGCGGAAGTGGTGAAAAAATATCCGAACGCGGAATTGTGGATTGTCGGCGACGGACCCGAAAGAGCAAGTTGCGAATGGCAAATAGCGAATGGTAAATTGGAAAATAATATAAAATTGTTTGGCTGGCAAAAAAATCCGGAAGAGTTTTATAATCAGGCCGACGCTTTTTTGCTCACCTCCAATTACGAGGGCTGGGGGATGGCGGTAGTGGAAGCGGCCAGTTTCGGTTTGCCGATTATAATGACCGATGTCGGCTGTGCCGGAGAATTTATAGAAAACGAAAAAAGCGGATTGGTTGTTCCTGTCGGCGGCAAAATCGAACTGGAGGAAGCCATGGCCAGATTGATGGAAGACGGTGTTTTAAGAAAAAAGCTGTCCGAGGGGGCTTTGTTAGCC